Proteins encoded within one genomic window of Lagenorhynchus albirostris chromosome 9, mLagAlb1.1, whole genome shotgun sequence:
- the CTTN gene encoding src substrate cortactin isoform X4 has product MGGQNRPGVWAPGAHQHTQAERECVSRTPDPQGEGARNGTQSLSRLWREVWCGAGQNGQTVGHEYQSKLSKHCSQVDSVRGFGGKFGVQVDRVDQSAVGFEYQGKTEKHASQKDYSSGFGGKYGVQSDRVDKSAVGFDYQSKTEKHESQRDYSKGFGGKYGIDKDKVDKSAVGFEYQGKTEKHESQKDYVKGFGGKFGVQTDRQDKCALGWDHQEKLHLHESQKDYKTGFGGRFGVQSERQDPCAVGFDYKERLAKHESQQDYSRGFGGKYGVQKDRMDKNASTFEDVATVAPTYQKTVPVEAVSSKTSDIRANFENLAREKEHEDRRQAEAERAQRMARQQREQQAARRQLDEQARAQKPTPPASPTPQPAQERLPSSPVREAAAPFQAEPSHTGEPEPVYSTEATEYREAYDPEAVYESTEAPGHYQAEEGTYGEYENDLGITAIALYDYQAAGDDEISFDPDDIITNIEMIDDGWWRGLCKGRYGLFPANYVELRQ; this is encoded by the exons ATGGGGGGCCAAAACCGTCCAGGGGTCTGGGCACCAGGAGCACATCAA CATACACAAGCTGAGAGAGAATGTGTTTCAAGAACACCAGACCCTCAAGGAGAAGGAGCTCGAAACGGGACCCAAAGCCTCTCACGGCTATGGAGGGAAGTTTGGTGTGGAGCAGGACAGAATGGACAGA CTGTCGGCCACGAGTATCAGTCGAAGCTTTCCAAGCACTGCTCGCAGGTCGACTCCGTCCGGGGGTTTGGAGGCAAGTTTGGCGTCCAGGTGGACAGAGTCGATCAG TCTGCTGTGGGCTTTGAGTACCAGGGGAAAACTGAGAAACACGCCTCGCAGAAAG ACTACTCGAGCGGTTTCGGTGGCAAGTACGGCGTGCAGTCTGACCGCGTGGACAAGAGCGCCGTGGGCTTCGACTATCAGAGCAAGACGGAGAAGCACGAGTCGCAGAGAG ATTACTCCAAAGGTTTTGGTGGCAAGTATGGTATCGACAAGGACAAGGTGGATAAGAGCGCGGTCGGCTTTGAGTATCAAGGCAAAACCGAGAAGCACGAGTCCCAGAAAG ACTACGTGAAAGGCTTTGGAGGGAAGTTCGGtgtgcagacagacagacaggacaAGTGTGCCCTTGGCTGGGATCACCAGGAGAAGCTACATCTGCACGAATCCCAAAAAG ATTATAAGACTGGTTTCGGAGGCAGATTTGGTGTTCAGTCCGAGAGGCAGGACCCCTGTGCTGTGGGCTTTGATTACAAGGAGAGACTGGCCAAGCACGAGTCCCAGCAAG ACTACTCCAGAGGCTTCGGTGGGAAGTACGGGGTGCAGAAGGACCGGATGGATAAG AACGCTTCCACCTTTGAGGACGTTGCCACGGTGGCCCCCACTTACCAGAAGACTGTCCCTGTCGAAGCAG TGAGCAGCAAAACCAGTGACATCAGAGCGAATTTTGAAAACCTGGCGAGGGAAAAGGAGCACGAGGACAGGCGGCAGGCGGAGGCGGAGCGGGCGCAGAGGATGGCGAGGCAGCAGCGGGAACAGCAGGCGGCGCGCAGGCAGCTGGAC GAGCAAGCCCGGGCCCAGAAGCCCACGCCCCCCGCGTCGCCCACGCCCCAGCCGGCCCAGGAGAGGCTGCCTTCAAGCCCTGTCCGCGAG GCCGCGGCTCCGTTCCAGGCCGAGCCGAGCCACACCGGTGAGCCTGAGCCGGTGTACAGCACGGAGGCCACCGAGTACCGGGAGGCCTATGACCCGGAGGCCGTCTACGAAAGCACGGAGGCCCCGGGCCACTACCAAGCAG AGGAGGGTACCTACGGTGAATATGAGAACGATCTTGGAATCACAGCCATCGCCCTCTACGACTACCAGGCTG CGGGCGATGATGAGATCTCCTTCGACCCCGACGACATCATCACCAACATCGAGATGATTGACGATGGCTGGTGGCGCGGGCTGTGCAAGGGCAGGTATGGGCTCTTCCCCGCCAACTACGTGGAGCTGCGGCAGTAG
- the CTTN gene encoding src substrate cortactin isoform X1, which yields MWKASAGHTVSITQDDAGADDWETDPDFVNDVSEKEQRWGAKTVQGSGHQEHINIHKLRENVFQEHQTLKEKELETGPKASHGYGGKFGVEQDRMDRSAVGHEYQSKLSKHCSQVDSVRGFGGKFGVQVDRVDQSAVGFEYQGKTEKHASQKDYSSGFGGKYGVQSDRVDKSAVGFDYQSKTEKHESQRDYSKGFGGKYGIDKDKVDKSAVGFEYQGKTEKHESQKDYVKGFGGKFGVQTDRQDKCALGWDHQEKLHLHESQKDYKTGFGGRFGVQSERQDPCAVGFDYKERLAKHESQQDYSRGFGGKYGVQKDRMDKNASTFEDVATVAPTYQKTVPVEAVSSKTSDIRANFENLAREKEHEDRRQAEAERAQRMARQQREQQAARRQLDEQARAQKPTPPASPTPQPAQERLPSSPVREAAAPFQAEPSHTGEPEPVYSTEATEYREAYDPEAVYESTEAPGHYQAEEGTYGEYENDLGITAIALYDYQAAGDDEISFDPDDIITNIEMIDDGWWRGLCKGRYGLFPANYVELRQ from the exons ATGTGGAAAGCCTCGGCCGGCCACACCGTGTCCATCACCCAGGACGACGCGGGAGCCGACGACTGGGAAACTGACCCTGATTTCGTG aatgacGTAAGTGAAAAAGAGCAGCGATGGGGGGCCAAAACCGTCCAGGGGTCTGGGCACCAGGAGCACATCAA CATACACAAGCTGAGAGAGAATGTGTTTCAAGAACACCAGACCCTCAAGGAGAAGGAGCTCGAAACGGGACCCAAAGCCTCTCACGGCTATGGAGGGAAGTTTGGTGTGGAGCAGGACAGAATGGACAGA TCAGCTGTCGGCCACGAGTATCAGTCGAAGCTTTCCAAGCACTGCTCGCAGGTCGACTCCGTCCGGGGGTTTGGAGGCAAGTTTGGCGTCCAGGTGGACAGAGTCGATCAG TCTGCTGTGGGCTTTGAGTACCAGGGGAAAACTGAGAAACACGCCTCGCAGAAAG ACTACTCGAGCGGTTTCGGTGGCAAGTACGGCGTGCAGTCTGACCGCGTGGACAAGAGCGCCGTGGGCTTCGACTATCAGAGCAAGACGGAGAAGCACGAGTCGCAGAGAG ATTACTCCAAAGGTTTTGGTGGCAAGTATGGTATCGACAAGGACAAGGTGGATAAGAGCGCGGTCGGCTTTGAGTATCAAGGCAAAACCGAGAAGCACGAGTCCCAGAAAG ACTACGTGAAAGGCTTTGGAGGGAAGTTCGGtgtgcagacagacagacaggacaAGTGTGCCCTTGGCTGGGATCACCAGGAGAAGCTACATCTGCACGAATCCCAAAAAG ATTATAAGACTGGTTTCGGAGGCAGATTTGGTGTTCAGTCCGAGAGGCAGGACCCCTGTGCTGTGGGCTTTGATTACAAGGAGAGACTGGCCAAGCACGAGTCCCAGCAAG ACTACTCCAGAGGCTTCGGTGGGAAGTACGGGGTGCAGAAGGACCGGATGGATAAG AACGCTTCCACCTTTGAGGACGTTGCCACGGTGGCCCCCACTTACCAGAAGACTGTCCCTGTCGAAGCAG TGAGCAGCAAAACCAGTGACATCAGAGCGAATTTTGAAAACCTGGCGAGGGAAAAGGAGCACGAGGACAGGCGGCAGGCGGAGGCGGAGCGGGCGCAGAGGATGGCGAGGCAGCAGCGGGAACAGCAGGCGGCGCGCAGGCAGCTGGAC GAGCAAGCCCGGGCCCAGAAGCCCACGCCCCCCGCGTCGCCCACGCCCCAGCCGGCCCAGGAGAGGCTGCCTTCAAGCCCTGTCCGCGAG GCCGCGGCTCCGTTCCAGGCCGAGCCGAGCCACACCGGTGAGCCTGAGCCGGTGTACAGCACGGAGGCCACCGAGTACCGGGAGGCCTATGACCCGGAGGCCGTCTACGAAAGCACGGAGGCCCCGGGCCACTACCAAGCAG AGGAGGGTACCTACGGTGAATATGAGAACGATCTTGGAATCACAGCCATCGCCCTCTACGACTACCAGGCTG CGGGCGATGATGAGATCTCCTTCGACCCCGACGACATCATCACCAACATCGAGATGATTGACGATGGCTGGTGGCGCGGGCTGTGCAAGGGCAGGTATGGGCTCTTCCCCGCCAACTACGTGGAGCTGCGGCAGTAG
- the CTTN gene encoding src substrate cortactin isoform X3 has product MWKASAGHTVSITQDDAGADDWETDPDFVNDVSEKEQRWGAKTVQGSGHQEHINIHKLRENVFQEHQTLKEKELETGPKASHGYGGKFGVEQDRMDRSAVGHEYQSKLSKHCSQVDSVRGFGGKFGVQVDRVDQSAVGFEYQGKTEKHASQKDYSSGFGGKYGVQSDRVDKSAVGFDYQSKTEKHESQRDYSKGFGGKYGIDKDKVDKSAVGFEYQGKTEKHESQKDYVKGFGGKFGVQTDRQDKCALGWDHQEKLHLHESQKDYSRGFGGKYGVQKDRMDKNASTFEDVATVAPTYQKTVPVEAVSSKTSDIRANFENLAREKEHEDRRQAEAERAQRMARQQREQQAARRQLDEQARAQKPTPPASPTPQPAQERLPSSPVREAAAPFQAEPSHTGEPEPVYSTEATEYREAYDPEAVYESTEAPGHYQAEEGTYGEYENDLGITAIALYDYQAAGDDEISFDPDDIITNIEMIDDGWWRGLCKGRYGLFPANYVELRQ; this is encoded by the exons ATGTGGAAAGCCTCGGCCGGCCACACCGTGTCCATCACCCAGGACGACGCGGGAGCCGACGACTGGGAAACTGACCCTGATTTCGTG aatgacGTAAGTGAAAAAGAGCAGCGATGGGGGGCCAAAACCGTCCAGGGGTCTGGGCACCAGGAGCACATCAA CATACACAAGCTGAGAGAGAATGTGTTTCAAGAACACCAGACCCTCAAGGAGAAGGAGCTCGAAACGGGACCCAAAGCCTCTCACGGCTATGGAGGGAAGTTTGGTGTGGAGCAGGACAGAATGGACAGA TCAGCTGTCGGCCACGAGTATCAGTCGAAGCTTTCCAAGCACTGCTCGCAGGTCGACTCCGTCCGGGGGTTTGGAGGCAAGTTTGGCGTCCAGGTGGACAGAGTCGATCAG TCTGCTGTGGGCTTTGAGTACCAGGGGAAAACTGAGAAACACGCCTCGCAGAAAG ACTACTCGAGCGGTTTCGGTGGCAAGTACGGCGTGCAGTCTGACCGCGTGGACAAGAGCGCCGTGGGCTTCGACTATCAGAGCAAGACGGAGAAGCACGAGTCGCAGAGAG ATTACTCCAAAGGTTTTGGTGGCAAGTATGGTATCGACAAGGACAAGGTGGATAAGAGCGCGGTCGGCTTTGAGTATCAAGGCAAAACCGAGAAGCACGAGTCCCAGAAAG ACTACGTGAAAGGCTTTGGAGGGAAGTTCGGtgtgcagacagacagacaggacaAGTGTGCCCTTGGCTGGGATCACCAGGAGAAGCTACATCTGCACGAATCCCAAAAAG ACTACTCCAGAGGCTTCGGTGGGAAGTACGGGGTGCAGAAGGACCGGATGGATAAG AACGCTTCCACCTTTGAGGACGTTGCCACGGTGGCCCCCACTTACCAGAAGACTGTCCCTGTCGAAGCAG TGAGCAGCAAAACCAGTGACATCAGAGCGAATTTTGAAAACCTGGCGAGGGAAAAGGAGCACGAGGACAGGCGGCAGGCGGAGGCGGAGCGGGCGCAGAGGATGGCGAGGCAGCAGCGGGAACAGCAGGCGGCGCGCAGGCAGCTGGAC GAGCAAGCCCGGGCCCAGAAGCCCACGCCCCCCGCGTCGCCCACGCCCCAGCCGGCCCAGGAGAGGCTGCCTTCAAGCCCTGTCCGCGAG GCCGCGGCTCCGTTCCAGGCCGAGCCGAGCCACACCGGTGAGCCTGAGCCGGTGTACAGCACGGAGGCCACCGAGTACCGGGAGGCCTATGACCCGGAGGCCGTCTACGAAAGCACGGAGGCCCCGGGCCACTACCAAGCAG AGGAGGGTACCTACGGTGAATATGAGAACGATCTTGGAATCACAGCCATCGCCCTCTACGACTACCAGGCTG CGGGCGATGATGAGATCTCCTTCGACCCCGACGACATCATCACCAACATCGAGATGATTGACGATGGCTGGTGGCGCGGGCTGTGCAAGGGCAGGTATGGGCTCTTCCCCGCCAACTACGTGGAGCTGCGGCAGTAG
- the CTTN gene encoding src substrate cortactin isoform X2: MWKASAGHTVSITQDDAGADDWETDPDFVNDVSEKEQRWGAKTVQGSGHQEHINIHKLRENVFQEHQTLKEKELETGPKASHGYGGKFGVEQDRMDRSAVGHEYQSKLSKHCSQVDSVRGFGGKFGVQVDRVDQSAVGFEYQGKTEKHASQKDYSSGFGGKYGVQSDRVDKSAVGFDYQSKTEKHESQRDYSKGFGGKYGIDKDKVDKSAVGFEYQGKTEKHESQKDYVKGFGGKFGVQTDRQDKCALGWDHQEKLHLHESQKDYKTGFGGRFGVQSERQDPCAVGFDYKERLAKHESQQDYSRGFGGKYGVQKDRMDKNASTFEDVATVAPTYQKTVPVEAVSSKTSDIRANFENLAREKEHEDRRQAEAERAQRMARQQREQQAARRQLDAAAPFQAEPSHTGEPEPVYSTEATEYREAYDPEAVYESTEAPGHYQAEEGTYGEYENDLGITAIALYDYQAAGDDEISFDPDDIITNIEMIDDGWWRGLCKGRYGLFPANYVELRQ; the protein is encoded by the exons ATGTGGAAAGCCTCGGCCGGCCACACCGTGTCCATCACCCAGGACGACGCGGGAGCCGACGACTGGGAAACTGACCCTGATTTCGTG aatgacGTAAGTGAAAAAGAGCAGCGATGGGGGGCCAAAACCGTCCAGGGGTCTGGGCACCAGGAGCACATCAA CATACACAAGCTGAGAGAGAATGTGTTTCAAGAACACCAGACCCTCAAGGAGAAGGAGCTCGAAACGGGACCCAAAGCCTCTCACGGCTATGGAGGGAAGTTTGGTGTGGAGCAGGACAGAATGGACAGA TCAGCTGTCGGCCACGAGTATCAGTCGAAGCTTTCCAAGCACTGCTCGCAGGTCGACTCCGTCCGGGGGTTTGGAGGCAAGTTTGGCGTCCAGGTGGACAGAGTCGATCAG TCTGCTGTGGGCTTTGAGTACCAGGGGAAAACTGAGAAACACGCCTCGCAGAAAG ACTACTCGAGCGGTTTCGGTGGCAAGTACGGCGTGCAGTCTGACCGCGTGGACAAGAGCGCCGTGGGCTTCGACTATCAGAGCAAGACGGAGAAGCACGAGTCGCAGAGAG ATTACTCCAAAGGTTTTGGTGGCAAGTATGGTATCGACAAGGACAAGGTGGATAAGAGCGCGGTCGGCTTTGAGTATCAAGGCAAAACCGAGAAGCACGAGTCCCAGAAAG ACTACGTGAAAGGCTTTGGAGGGAAGTTCGGtgtgcagacagacagacaggacaAGTGTGCCCTTGGCTGGGATCACCAGGAGAAGCTACATCTGCACGAATCCCAAAAAG ATTATAAGACTGGTTTCGGAGGCAGATTTGGTGTTCAGTCCGAGAGGCAGGACCCCTGTGCTGTGGGCTTTGATTACAAGGAGAGACTGGCCAAGCACGAGTCCCAGCAAG ACTACTCCAGAGGCTTCGGTGGGAAGTACGGGGTGCAGAAGGACCGGATGGATAAG AACGCTTCCACCTTTGAGGACGTTGCCACGGTGGCCCCCACTTACCAGAAGACTGTCCCTGTCGAAGCAG TGAGCAGCAAAACCAGTGACATCAGAGCGAATTTTGAAAACCTGGCGAGGGAAAAGGAGCACGAGGACAGGCGGCAGGCGGAGGCGGAGCGGGCGCAGAGGATGGCGAGGCAGCAGCGGGAACAGCAGGCGGCGCGCAGGCAGCTGGAC GCCGCGGCTCCGTTCCAGGCCGAGCCGAGCCACACCGGTGAGCCTGAGCCGGTGTACAGCACGGAGGCCACCGAGTACCGGGAGGCCTATGACCCGGAGGCCGTCTACGAAAGCACGGAGGCCCCGGGCCACTACCAAGCAG AGGAGGGTACCTACGGTGAATATGAGAACGATCTTGGAATCACAGCCATCGCCCTCTACGACTACCAGGCTG CGGGCGATGATGAGATCTCCTTCGACCCCGACGACATCATCACCAACATCGAGATGATTGACGATGGCTGGTGGCGCGGGCTGTGCAAGGGCAGGTATGGGCTCTTCCCCGCCAACTACGTGGAGCTGCGGCAGTAG